A portion of the Glycine max cultivar Williams 82 chromosome 10, Glycine_max_v4.0, whole genome shotgun sequence genome contains these proteins:
- the LOC100784540 gene encoding alpha carbonic anhydrase 7: MSASVIVSLSHLTSMKLQRVNTYIIPHLLVLFMILLASTSTRAQVEELEDEREFDYIGASEKGPRHWGEMKKEWSSCKNGHLQSPIDLSCARVKIIPRCRQPDIYYTATNATIINRGHDIAVYWKDDAGSVYLNGTEYFLKQCHWHSPSEHSMNGRRYDLEMHMVHVSPDNKIFVVGALYKFGHRPDRFLSQLEKDIKHLVDNEVEREIGETNPSGLQTRGNAYYRYVGSLTTPPCTEGVIWNIDRKIRTVSEEQVRLLREAVHDHAERNARPMQRRYNRDILYFRSKSRAKPEYY, encoded by the exons ATGAGTGCCTCAGTCATTGTTTCTCTTTCACATCTAACAAGCATGAAGCTTCAAAGAgtgaatacatatataattccaCATTTACTCGTGCTTTTCATGATCTTGTTAGCTTCAACATCAACAAGAGCACAAGTTGAAGAACTTG AGGACGAGAGAGAGTTCGATTATATTGGAGCAAGTGAAAAGGGGCCTCGTCACTGGGGAGAGATGAAAAAAGAATGGTCATCTTGTAAAAATGGACACTTGCAATCTCCCATAGACTTGTCATGTGCAAGAGTCAAAATTATCCCTCGATGTCGCCAACCTGATATATACTACACAGCTACTAATGCCACTATCATCAACAGAGGCCATGATATTGCT GTATATTGGAAGGATGATGCTGGTTCAGTATACCTCAATGGAACCGAATACTTTCTGAAACAATGTCATTGGCACTCTCCTTCGGAACATTCCATGAATGGCAGGAG ATATGACTTGGAGATGCACATGGTGCATGTAAGTCCGGACAACAAGATTTTTGTGGTTGGAGCTCTCTATAAGTTTGGTCATCGTCCTGATCGTTTTCTCTCTCAG TTGGAGAAAGACATAAAGCACCTGGTTGATAATGAAGTAGAAAGAGAAATTGGAGAGACAAATCCCTCAGGATTACAGACAAGAGGCAATGCGTATTACAGATACGTAGGCTCACTCACCACTCCTCCTTGTACTGAAGGTGTCATCTGGAACATTGATAGAAAG ATTAGGACAGTTTCGGAAGAACAAGTGAGGCTTTTGAGGGAGGCAGTGCATGAC CATGCAGAGAGGAATGCAAGGCCAATGCAGCGACGTTACAATCGAGATATATTATACTTCCGATCCAAAAGCAGAGCAAAACCAGAATATTATTAA
- the LOC100798459 gene encoding Triosephosphate isomerase, chloroplastic-like, with amino-acid sequence MAATSTSLFSSNLHSLNSQPFSSSLSFFRNVHSTLSFPSSKPSRGVVAMAGSGKFFVGGNWKCNGTKDSIRKLVSDLNSATLESDVDVVVAPPFVYIDQVKNSITDRIEISAQNSWVGKGGAFTGEISVEQLKDLGCKWVILGHSERRHVIGENDEFIGKKAVYALSEGLGVIACIGELLQEREAGKTFDVCFQQLKAFADVVPSWDNIVIAYEPVWAIGTGKVATPEQAQEVHAAVRDWLKKNVSAEVSSKTRIIYGGSVNASNSAELAKQEDIDGFLVGGASLKGPEFATIINSVTSKKVAA; translated from the exons ATGGCAGCAACCTCAACATCCCTCTTCTCCTCAAATCTCCATTCTCTCAACTCACAACCTTTCTCTTCCTCACTCTCCTTCTTCCGAAATGTCCATTCCACCCTCTCTTTCCCTTCTTCTAAACCCTCCCGTGGCGTTGTAGCCATGGCTGGCTCTGGCAAG TTCTTTGTTGGTGGCAATTGGAAGTGT AATGGGACCAAAGACTCCATCAGAAAGCTTGTCTCTGACTTGAACAGTGCAACATTGGAGTCTGATGTTG ATGTTGTTGTTGCACCTCCTTTTGTGTACATCGATCAGGTGAAAAACTCAATTACAGATAGGATTGAAATTTCTGCCCAGAATTCTTGGGTGGGAAAAGGTGGGGCTTTCACGGGAGAAATCAG TGTGGAGCAACTAAAAGACCTTGGCTGCAAGTGGGTTATTCTTGGACATTCTGAGCGAAGACATGTAATTGGAGAAAATGATGAG TTTATAGGGAAGAAGGCTGTCTATGCTTTGAGTGAGGGTCTGGGTGTGATAGCATGTATTGGGGAACTGTTACAAGAAAGAGAAGCTGGGAAAACTTTCGATGTTTGTTTTCAGCAATTGAAGGCTTTTGCAG ATGTAGTGCCAAGTTGGGATAATATAGTTATTGCATATGAGCCTGTATGGGCAATTGGAACTGGCAAAGTGGCCACACCCGAGCAAGCCCAGGAAGTCCATGCAGCTGTTCGTGACTGGCTTAAGAAGAATGTATCGGCTGAAGTTTCATCTAAAACGCGAATTATTTATGGAG GGTCTGTAAATGCGAGCAACAGTGCTGAGCTCGCGAAGCAAGAAGATATTGATGGATTTCTTGTTGGTGGTGCTTCATTAAAG GGTCCGGAGTTTGCTACCATTATCAATTCAGTCACATCCAAGAAAGTTGCGGCTTAA
- the LOC100785064 gene encoding aquaporin TIP1-1: MCIITRLFPPITFGSRSHGQWRFTAIVRRAQEVTHHDTWRAALSEFISTLIFIFAGSGSGSSVAVDKPSALFVTVSVSSNISGGHVNPAVTFGAFVGGNLTLLRCVLFWIA, translated from the coding sequence ATGtgtattattactagacttTTTCCACCCATCACCTTCGGATCTCGATCACATGGACAATGGCGTTTCACCGCCATCGTGCGTAGAGCCCAAGAGGTCACTCACCACGACACGTGGCGAGCCGCTCTCTCCGAATTCATCTCCACACTCATCTTCATCTTCGCCGGCTCCGGCTCCGGCTCCTCCGTCGCCGTCGACAAGCCCTCCGCACTCTTCGTCACCGTCTCTGTGAGTTCTAACATCTCCGGTGGCCACGTCAATCCTGCTGTTACGTTCGGCGCCTTCGTCGGCGGCAACCTCACCTTGCTCCGCTGCGTCCTATTCTGGATCGCCTAG